In Cyprinus carpio isolate SPL01 chromosome B7, ASM1834038v1, whole genome shotgun sequence, a genomic segment contains:
- the garem gene encoding GRB2-associated and regulator of MAPK protein 1 isoform X1, with protein MDLGSMLYNSLKDVTWSTTTLPLDRLVSAYRLPQIVKLDSGELVEGLRENDYLLIHSCRQWTTITAHSLEEGHYVIGPKIEIPVHYEGQFKLLEQDRDIKEPVQYLNSVEEVAKAFPERVYVMEEISFNVKMASGESNEDTEVYNITLSTGDELTLMGQAEILYAKTSREKSRFNTIFKRIGKLNSISKFGRGKMPCLICMNHRTNESISLPFQCRGRFSTCSPLELQMQEGEHTIRTIVEKTRLPVNVMVPSSPPRNPHDLHLIREGHRYKLVNIQTKTVVVCCVLRSNKILPVHFPLHVSTALPRLLVPEGMLQGEAWLETVVHRWFSYCQEQFDIDDFSRAVRDVRVDWIDDGKSPKKSSAGGTGSGSAICNSSGSNGCPSHVHLPSSLSSARDELTQSFHRLSVCVYGNNLHGNSEVNLQGCVSLCGDCVPAEPPDADYLFPELQESSSGSLKPDVQYEELWLDHVKNPGSVLDHIEGVRNSPVSGGTTVLPYSTAGPKTTLLVADVNLPPPPVPPKSEAVKEECRLLNAPPIPPRSSKQAGLSSATVPYPPAKPRQSDTRSPSPTLSYYSSGLHNIGGEGESPSESDDQNHACYPCNWIRPDASEGSKLLPCLNPSVDASFSRLSWPNDFCGADSYKGEDFPSVHCRSYSSYPRKRTPGTPKACPTGLLDFSRRANGEGGAAASKAQQVSQSCTKSTSYTMEMCRDKSTEECNTKPNQSCPILPPRTPKCNDTKKDSDPAATATADADALELESKSCSLDRPHHNTTDVFSISYPVATASWQPPSNLSGISIEEVSKSLRFIGMSDDVISLFVQEKIDGNLLLQLTEEILSEDFKLSKLQVKKLMQFIDGWRPKM; from the exons ATGGACCTTGGATCAATGCTCTACAACAGTTTGAAAGATGTAACATGGAGTACGACGACACTGCCCTTGGATAGACTTGTTAGTGCCTACAGACTGCCGCAGATTGTGAAGCTGGACAGCG GGGAGCTGGTGGAAGGACTGAGAGAAAATGACTACCTCTTGATTCATTCATGTCGGCAATGGACCACAATTACTGCCCATAGCCTAGAGGAGGGCCATTATGTCATCGGACCGAAAATCGAGATCCCTGTCCATTATGAGG GCCAGTTTAAGCTGCTGGAGCAGGACAGGGACATTAAGGAGCCAGTGCAGTACTTAAACAGCGTGGAGGAGGTGGCCAAAGCATTCCCTGAGCGAGTTTATGTCATGGAGGAAATATCCTTCAATGTCAAG ATGGCATCAGGAGAATCCAACGAGGACACAGAAGTGTACAACATCACGCTGAGCACTGGGGATGAGCTGACACTAATGGGCCAGGCTGAGATCCTCTATGCCAAAACATCACGAGAAAAGTCACGCTTCAACACGATCTTCAAACGCATCGGCAAGCTTAACTCCATCAGTAAGTTTGGCCGCGGAAAGATGCCCTGCCTGATCTGCATGAACCACCGCACCAACGAGAGCATCAGCCTGCCTTTCCAGTGCCGCGGTCGCTTCAGTACCTGCTCCCCTCTGGAGCTACAGATGCAGGAAGGAGAACACACTATTCGCACAATTGTGGAGAAGACCAGGTTACCTGTGAATGTCATGGTGCCCAGCAGCCCGCCACGTAATCCACATGACCTCCATTTGATCCGTGAAGGCCACCGATACAAGCTGGTCAACATCCAGACCAAGACAgtggtggtgtgttgtgtgttacgTTCGAACAAAATACTGCCAGTGCACTTCCCCTTGCACGTGTCCACAGCACTGCCTCGTTTACTGGTGCCTGAAGGGATGCTTCAAGGAGAAGCTTGGCTGGAGACAGTGGTCCACCGCTGGTTTTCTTACTGCCAGGAGCAGTTCGACATTGACGACTTCTCTAGGGCGGTCCGTGATGTGCGGGTGGACTGGATCGACGATGGCAAGAGCCCGAAAAAAAGTAGCGCAGGTGGAACGGGGAGTGGGAGCGCCATCTGCAACAGCAGCGGAAGCAATGGCTGCCCCTCTCACGTGCATTTGCCAAGTTCTCTAAGCTCAGCCCGAGATGAGCTCACGCAGTCCTTTCAtcgcctgtctgtctgtgtctacgGAAACAATCTCCATGGGAACAGCGAGGTGAATCTTCAGGGTTGCGTTAGCTTATGTGGAGATTGTGTGCCAGCAGAACCTCCGGATGCAGATTATCTGTTCCCTGAGCTGCAGGAGAGTTCTTCTGGCTCCCTTAAACCAGACGTGCAGTACGAGGAGCTTTGGTTGGATCATGTGAAGAACCCTGGATCTGTGCTAGACCACATCGAAGGGGTCCGAAATTCGCCTGTATCTGGTGGCACGACTGTACTGCCATACTCCACAGCAGGTCCCAAAACCACCTTGCTTGTTGCAGATGTCAATCTACCTCCACCTCCGGTGCCTCCAAAGTCTGAAGCT GTGAAGGAGGAGTGCCGGTTGTTGAACGCTCCACCGATTCCTCCGCGGAGCTCCAAGCAGGCAGGCTTAAGCAGTGCCACAGTGCCATACCCTCCTGCCAAGCCACGTCAGTCAGACACGCGCTCCCCAAGCCCAACACTATCCTATTACTCATCCGGCTTACACAACAT AGGTGGAGAGGGCGAGTCCCCGAGTGAGTCTGATGATCAGAACCATGCTTGTTACCCATGTAACTGGATCAGACCAGATGCCAGTGAAGGCTCCAAGCTTCTCCCTTGCCTCAATCCTTCGGTCGATGCCTCTTTCTCCCGCCTTTCTTGGCCAAATGATTTCTGTGGTGCAGACTCATATAAAGGTGAGGACTTTCCATCGGTCCACTGCCGGAGTTACTCTAGTTATCCTCGGAAGAGGACCCCTGGTACTCCTAAGGCTTGTCCCACAGGTTTGTTAGACTTCAGCAGGCGAGCGAATGGTGAGGGGGGCGCTGCGGCCTCCAAGGCTCAGCAGGTTTCCCAGTCTTGCACCAAATCCACCAGCTACACCATGGAAATGTGCAGAGACAAATCTACAGAGGAATGTAACACTAAGCCAAACCAGTCCTGTCCTATCTTGCCTCCAAGAACCCCTAAATGTAACGATACAAAGAAAGATTCAGATCCCGCTGCTACGGCCACAGCCGATGCGGATGCCCTGGAACTGGAGTCCAAAAGCTGCTCGCTCGATCGACCGCATCACAACACTACAGACGTGTTCTCCATTTCGTATCCTGTAGCTACAGCATCTTGGCAGCCACCAAGCAATCTATCAGGTATCTCCATTGAGGAGGTTTCTAAGTCACTACGGTTCATCGGTATGTCAGATGATGTCATCTCTTTGTTTGTGCAAGAAAAAATTGATGGAAATTTGCTCCTACAGCTAACGGAGGAGATTCTGTCAGAAGACTTTAAGCTAAGCAAACTTCAAGTGAAGAAACTCATGCAGTTTATTGATGGCTGGAGGCCCAAAATGTAA
- the dph2 gene encoding 2-(3-amino-3-carboxypropyl)histidine synthase subunit 2: protein MTDVFSSSSEAVLQRPVSVSFLRTDSHAGNLVQLYQIAETCHFITNNQFKKVALQFPDEFLPDAVRVSVEIEKETNAKTFILGDTSYGSCCVDEVAAEHVRADCIVHYGPSCLSPCRRLPLLYVFGKRPIDVQQCAAAFKELYPDCQSHVIILYDVTYSHAIGDLRTLLCEIYPNVVVSLLKTDHSCGAKLVQDSCVDSDHIESQDDRVIFKFGRQFSVKAGQSVDNYSMFYIGQEGLTLTNFMMTWNHCAFSSFNPETHTGRVESVKINKALMKRYYAIERAKDASVVGILVGTLGVANYLTIIEQLKDIIHKAGKKSYMFAMGKINVPKLANFLEIDIYVLVACPENSLLDSSEFYKPVVTPFEMELACNKHREWTGEYVTDFRDLLPGGSSHVGFPEPDQSAIGEETTDVSLITGALRTCSTTSSEIINGTSESSSLVPRNQTLTVANTNTAASFLSGRSWQGLEPKLGQTPVVKAVAGRRGIAIAYEEEGVGNKDASTPLQKS from the exons ATGACAGATGttttcagcagcagcagtgagGCAGTGCTCCAGCGCCCCGTCAGTGTGTCCTTCCTCAGGACGGACAGCCATGCTGGGAATCTGGTGCAGCTGTATCAGATAGCTGAGACCTGCCACTTTATCACTAATAATCAATTCAAGAAG GTAGCCTTACAGTTTCCAGATGAATTTCTGCCTGATGCCGTCCGGGTCTCTGTCGAAATAGAGAAGGAAACCAATGCCAAGACATTCATTTTAGGAGACACATCCTATGGCAG ctGTTGTGTGGATGAGGTAGCGGCAGAACATGTAAGAGCAGACTGTATAGTGCATTATGGGCCATCTTGCCTCAGCCCATGCAGAAGACTACCCCTTCTGTATGTGTTTGGGAAGAGACCTATTGATGTCCAGCAGTGTGCTGCAGCCTTTAAAGAGCTTTATCCTGACTGCCAAAGTCATGTCATCATATTGTATGATGTCACCTATTCACATGCTATAG GTGATCTCAGGACACTTCTGTGTGAAATCTACCCCAATGTTGTGGTCTCTCTTCTAAAAACAGATCATTCCTGTGGTGCTAAGCTGGTTCAGGACAGCTGTGTGGACAGTGATCACATAGAGTCACAGGATGATAGAGTCATTTTTAAATTTGGCAGGCAGTTTAGTGTAAAAGCGGGGCAGAGTGTTGataattacagtatgttttacatTGGCCAGGAAGGCCTGACTCTTACAAACTTCATGATGACCTGGAACCACTGTGCCTTCAGCTCATTCaatccagaaacacacacaggacGAGTGGAATCGGTTAAAATCAACAAGGCACTGATGAAACGCTATTATGCCATCGAGCGGGCCAAAGATGCCAGTGTGGTGGGCATTTTGGTGGGCACTCTGGGTGTCGCCAACTATCTGACCATCATAGAGCAGCTTAAAGACATTATTCACAAAGCAGGCAAGAAGAGCTATATGTTTGCTATGGGAAAGATCAATGTTCCCAAGCTCGCTAACTTCTTGGAAATTGACATTTACGTGCTAGTTGCTTGTCCAGAGAACTCGCTACTAGATTCAAGTGAATTCTACAAACCTGTGGTGACTCCCTTTGAGATGGAGTTGGCTTGCAATAAGCACAGAGAGTGGACTGGAGAATATGTGACCGACTTCAGAGATTTACTGCCTG GTGGAAGCAGTCATGTGGGCTTCCCTGAACCAGACCAGTCTGCCATTGGGGAAGAGACCACAGATGTCTCTCTAATCACAGGAGCGCTGCGAACATGTTCCACCACCTCATCAGAGATCATAAATGGCACATCAGAGTCTTCTTCACTCGTCCCGAGAAATCAGACTCTCACTGTGGCCAATACAAACACAGCAG CATCATTTTTGTCTGGCCGTAGTTGGCAGGGACTGGAGCCCAAACTGGGGCAGACGCCAGTAGTGAAAGCTGTGGCAGGACGGAGAGGCATTGCCATCGCTTATGAGGAGGAGGGTGTGGGAAATAAAGATGCTTCAACACCTCTTCAAAAatcataa
- the garem gene encoding GRB2-associated and regulator of MAPK protein 1 isoform X2: protein MDLGSMLYNSLKDVTWSTTTLPLDRLVSAYRLPQIVKLDSGELVEGLRENDYLLIHSCRQWTTITAHSLEEGHYVIGPKIEIPVHYEGQFKLLEQDRDIKEPVQYLNSVEEVAKAFPERVYVMEEISFNVKMASGESNEDTEVYNITLSTGDELTLMGQAEILYAKTSREKSRFNTIFKRIGKLNSISKFGRGKMPCLICMNHRTNESISLPFQCRGRFSTCSPLELQMQEGEHTIRTIVEKTRLPVNVMVPSSPPRNPHDLHLIREGHRYKLVNIQTKTVVVCCVLRSNKILPVHFPLHVSTALPRLLVPEGMLQGEAWLETVVHRWFSYCQEQFDIDDFSRAVRDVRVDWIDDGKSPKKSSAGGTGSGSAICNSSGSNGCPSHVHLPSSLSSARDELTQSFHRLSVCVYGNNLHGNSEVNLQGCVSLCGDCVPAEPPDADYLFPELQESSSGSLKPDVQYEELWLDHVKNPGSVLDHIEGVRNSPVSGGTTVLPYSTAGPKTTLLVADVNLPPPPVPPKSEAVKEECRLLNAPPIPPRSSKQAGLSSATVPYPPAKPRQSDTRSPSPTLSYYSSGLHNIGGEGESPSESDDQNHACYPCNWIRPDASEGSKLLPCLNPSVDASFSRLSWPNDFCGADSYKGEDFPSVHCRSYSSYPRKRTPGTPKACPTGLLDFSRRANGEGGAAASKAQQVSQSCTKSTSYTMEMCRDKSTEECNTKPNQSCPILPPRTPKCNDTKKDSDPAATATADADALELESKSCSLDRPHHNTTDVFSISYPVATASWQPPSNLSANGGDSVRRL from the exons ATGGACCTTGGATCAATGCTCTACAACAGTTTGAAAGATGTAACATGGAGTACGACGACACTGCCCTTGGATAGACTTGTTAGTGCCTACAGACTGCCGCAGATTGTGAAGCTGGACAGCG GGGAGCTGGTGGAAGGACTGAGAGAAAATGACTACCTCTTGATTCATTCATGTCGGCAATGGACCACAATTACTGCCCATAGCCTAGAGGAGGGCCATTATGTCATCGGACCGAAAATCGAGATCCCTGTCCATTATGAGG GCCAGTTTAAGCTGCTGGAGCAGGACAGGGACATTAAGGAGCCAGTGCAGTACTTAAACAGCGTGGAGGAGGTGGCCAAAGCATTCCCTGAGCGAGTTTATGTCATGGAGGAAATATCCTTCAATGTCAAG ATGGCATCAGGAGAATCCAACGAGGACACAGAAGTGTACAACATCACGCTGAGCACTGGGGATGAGCTGACACTAATGGGCCAGGCTGAGATCCTCTATGCCAAAACATCACGAGAAAAGTCACGCTTCAACACGATCTTCAAACGCATCGGCAAGCTTAACTCCATCAGTAAGTTTGGCCGCGGAAAGATGCCCTGCCTGATCTGCATGAACCACCGCACCAACGAGAGCATCAGCCTGCCTTTCCAGTGCCGCGGTCGCTTCAGTACCTGCTCCCCTCTGGAGCTACAGATGCAGGAAGGAGAACACACTATTCGCACAATTGTGGAGAAGACCAGGTTACCTGTGAATGTCATGGTGCCCAGCAGCCCGCCACGTAATCCACATGACCTCCATTTGATCCGTGAAGGCCACCGATACAAGCTGGTCAACATCCAGACCAAGACAgtggtggtgtgttgtgtgttacgTTCGAACAAAATACTGCCAGTGCACTTCCCCTTGCACGTGTCCACAGCACTGCCTCGTTTACTGGTGCCTGAAGGGATGCTTCAAGGAGAAGCTTGGCTGGAGACAGTGGTCCACCGCTGGTTTTCTTACTGCCAGGAGCAGTTCGACATTGACGACTTCTCTAGGGCGGTCCGTGATGTGCGGGTGGACTGGATCGACGATGGCAAGAGCCCGAAAAAAAGTAGCGCAGGTGGAACGGGGAGTGGGAGCGCCATCTGCAACAGCAGCGGAAGCAATGGCTGCCCCTCTCACGTGCATTTGCCAAGTTCTCTAAGCTCAGCCCGAGATGAGCTCACGCAGTCCTTTCAtcgcctgtctgtctgtgtctacgGAAACAATCTCCATGGGAACAGCGAGGTGAATCTTCAGGGTTGCGTTAGCTTATGTGGAGATTGTGTGCCAGCAGAACCTCCGGATGCAGATTATCTGTTCCCTGAGCTGCAGGAGAGTTCTTCTGGCTCCCTTAAACCAGACGTGCAGTACGAGGAGCTTTGGTTGGATCATGTGAAGAACCCTGGATCTGTGCTAGACCACATCGAAGGGGTCCGAAATTCGCCTGTATCTGGTGGCACGACTGTACTGCCATACTCCACAGCAGGTCCCAAAACCACCTTGCTTGTTGCAGATGTCAATCTACCTCCACCTCCGGTGCCTCCAAAGTCTGAAGCT GTGAAGGAGGAGTGCCGGTTGTTGAACGCTCCACCGATTCCTCCGCGGAGCTCCAAGCAGGCAGGCTTAAGCAGTGCCACAGTGCCATACCCTCCTGCCAAGCCACGTCAGTCAGACACGCGCTCCCCAAGCCCAACACTATCCTATTACTCATCCGGCTTACACAACAT AGGTGGAGAGGGCGAGTCCCCGAGTGAGTCTGATGATCAGAACCATGCTTGTTACCCATGTAACTGGATCAGACCAGATGCCAGTGAAGGCTCCAAGCTTCTCCCTTGCCTCAATCCTTCGGTCGATGCCTCTTTCTCCCGCCTTTCTTGGCCAAATGATTTCTGTGGTGCAGACTCATATAAAGGTGAGGACTTTCCATCGGTCCACTGCCGGAGTTACTCTAGTTATCCTCGGAAGAGGACCCCTGGTACTCCTAAGGCTTGTCCCACAGGTTTGTTAGACTTCAGCAGGCGAGCGAATGGTGAGGGGGGCGCTGCGGCCTCCAAGGCTCAGCAGGTTTCCCAGTCTTGCACCAAATCCACCAGCTACACCATGGAAATGTGCAGAGACAAATCTACAGAGGAATGTAACACTAAGCCAAACCAGTCCTGTCCTATCTTGCCTCCAAGAACCCCTAAATGTAACGATACAAAGAAAGATTCAGATCCCGCTGCTACGGCCACAGCCGATGCGGATGCCCTGGAACTGGAGTCCAAAAGCTGCTCGCTCGATCGACCGCATCACAACACTACAGACGTGTTCTCCATTTCGTATCCTGTAGCTACAGCATCTTGGCAGCCACCAAGCAATCTATCAG CTAACGGAGGAGATTCTGTCAGAAGACTTTAA
- the ncf2 gene encoding neutrophil cytosol factor 2 isoform X2, which produces MKGSFMEKASLDVLLITQRQSWIVLHNIGLVQAQLGKWEKAQENLLTALSLRADAKFSHIDHALDAILKQKLFPLVEIRAGLLFKPNKHYVAELEKRDYLGKAKVVSSIVPADEFSGFAPLQPQVDNVPSTPKVPEVLRVFEGEPHTVLYEFYPETKEELAVLPGNIVFVLQKGADNWASVVFNEKRGLVPYNFLEPLDIVTMTSKPMQIEQLNENDDIPAPPRRAPPSIPVGTEGLKTVNAETNNIRDFSGCIVKVHFRFTIAVRIAHGQSYGIILQTISSKLKLPASALTLCYAKEGVEERVNLEESEMEAVWNSVKDNRLALWCSVTESKSVPHEKVVALYSYASSTPEDLDFEQGNIITVLSKVNDEWLEGQCNGKVGIFPSSFVKALNGDQQCE; this is translated from the exons ATGAAGGGCTCGTTCATGGAGAAAGCTTCGTTAGATGTCCTTTTGATTACTCAGAGGCAGTCGTGGATT GTGCTGCACAACATAGGACTAGTACAGGCTCAGTTGGGAAAATGGGAGAAAGCTCAAGAGAACCTTCTTACTGCACTAAGCTTGAGGGCAGACGCCAAGTTCAGCCATATTGACCATGCTCTGGATGCCATATTG AAGCAGAAGCTCTTTCCTTTGGTAGAGATTCGAGCTGGGCTGCTGTTCAAACCCAATAAGCACTATGTGGCAGAGCTGGAGAAAAGGGACTATCTTGGAAAAGCCAAG gTTGTGTCTTCTATTGTACCTGCAGATGAGTTTTCTGGGTTTGCTCCACTTCAGCCTCAA GTTGACAATGTTCCATCTACACCAAAAGTCCCAGAAGTACTTAG GGTGTTTGAAGGTGAGCCACACACTGTTCTCTATGAGTTTTACCCTGAGACCAAGGAGGAGCTAGCAGTGTTGCCTGGCAACATTGTCTTCGTTCTTCAGAAAGGAGCTGACAACTGGGCATCTGTTGTTTTCAATGAGAAG CGGGGCCTTGTACCTTATAACTTCCTTGAACCCCTCGATATTGTTACAATGACATCAAAACCAATGCAG ATTGAACAATTAAATGAAAACGATGATATACCAGCTCCTCCAAGAAGAGCACCTCCTAGCATACCAGTGGGTACGGAAGGCCTGAAGACTGTGAACGCAGAG ACTAATAACATTAGGGACTTCTCAGGCTGCATTGTGAAAGTGCACTTTCGGTTCACCATAGCAGTCAGAATTGCACATGGACAATCGTATGGCATCATTCTTCAGACAATAAGCTCTAAACTTAAGCTGCCTGCATCAGCGTTAACTTTATG TTATGCCAAGGAAGGTGTTGAGGAGAGAGTGAATCTTGAGGAATCTGAAATGGAGGCTGTGTGGAATAGTGTGAAAGATAACCGTCTTGCGCTGTGGTGTTCAGTGACTGAG AGTAAAAGTGTGCCTCATGAGAAAGTGGTGGCTCTGTACTCTTATGCCTCTTCTACCCCTGAAGACCTGGATTTCGAACAGGGGAACATCATCACGGTTCTTTCCAAAG tcAATGATGAGTGGCTTGAGGGTCAATGCAACGGGAAGGTTGGCATATTCCCATCATCCTTTGTTAAAGCACTTAATGGGGATCAGcaatgtgaatga
- the mcur1 gene encoding mitochondrial calcium uniporter regulator 1 translates to MRSADSRHLISAIRYGFYGMRTNYLRFDTELCRLLRGPRVLVRELSTSVKTLQYDLKKSDIAKSGNRKLFFDTHAMVQLLEESGFVTQQAEVIVNMMVNITNSNMDVMYGDMATKTQQEIMLQKVMSHIAAVKKDMIILEKSEFSALLAENEKIKVELSQLRIQLTDVINKRRADAILDLNVEKSRVKELTVDFDRKLIGTRNELMEMHSEQDRHMTQTNMKIDTEVAGLKTLLESHKLDTIKYLAGSVFTCLTVILGFYRIWM, encoded by the exons ATGAGGTCTGCAGACAGCAGACATCTGATCTCGGCGATTAGATACGGATTTTACGGAATGAGGACTAATTATTTAAGGTTTGACACGGAGCTCTGTCGGCTCTTGAGAGGTCCACGCGTGTTGGTCAGAG AGTTGAGTACCTCAGTTAAAACTCTTCAGTATGACCTGAAAAAATCAGACATAGCCAAGTCTGGTAACAGGAAGTTATTCTTTGATACTCATGCAATGGTTCAGCTGCTTGAGGAAAGCG GTTTCGTGACCCAGCAGGCAGAGGTCATTGTCAATATGATGGTAAATATCACAAATTCAAACATGGACGTTATGTACGGTGACATGGCTACCAAAACGCAGCAG GAAATCATGTTACAGAAAGTCATGTCTCATATTGCTGCTGTGAAAAAGGACATGATCATTCTGGAGAAGAGTGAATTCTCAGCATTACTAGCAGAGAATGAG AAAATCAAGGTTGAGCTATCACAGCTAAGAATACAACTCACt GATGTGATAAACAAAAGGCGTGCGGATGCCATTTTGGATTTGAATGTGGAGAAAAGCCGCGTGAAGGAGTTG ACAGTCGACTTTGACAGAAAGCTGATAGGGACCAGGAATGAACTGATGGAAATG CATTCTGAGCAGGATCGTCACATGACACAGACTAACATGAAAATCGACACAGAAGTGGCGGGCCTCAAGACTTTGCTGGAGTCACATAAACTGGATACCATCAAATATCTGGCag GTTCAGTCTTCACGTGTCTCACAGTCATACTCGGATTCTATCGGATATGGATGTAA
- the ncf2 gene encoding neutrophil cytosol factor 2 isoform X1, whose protein sequence is MSFVSTLRQWDEAVACVEQRDPASALRIFLNIEEKNSKIFFNIGCLYLNNSELDEAEKAFDRSIGKDEHLAAAFFQRGVTFYKKERFEESLLDFQQAFKQLRGNQLIDYKPLGLRYKLYACEVLHNIGLVQAQLGKWEKAQENLLTALSLRADAKFSHIDHALDAILKQKLFPLVEIRAGLLFKPNKHYVAELEKRDYLGKAKVVSSIVPADEFSGFAPLQPQVDNVPSTPKVPEVLRVFEGEPHTVLYEFYPETKEELAVLPGNIVFVLQKGADNWASVVFNEKRGLVPYNFLEPLDIVTMTSKPMQIEQLNENDDIPAPPRRAPPSIPVGTEGLKTVNAETNNIRDFSGCIVKVHFRFTIAVRIAHGQSYGIILQTISSKLKLPASALTLCYAKEGVEERVNLEESEMEAVWNSVKDNRLALWCSVTESKSVPHEKVVALYSYASSTPEDLDFEQGNIITVLSKVNDEWLEGQCNGKVGIFPSSFVKALNGDQQCE, encoded by the exons ATGTCATTTGTAAGCACTCTCCGTCAGTGGGACGAGGCCGTGGCTTGTGTGGAGCAAAGAGACCCAGCCTCTGCTCTCAGAATATTCCTCAACATCGAGGAGAAAAACTCCAAGATCTTCTTCAACATTGGCTGTCTTTATTTGAACAACAGTGAGTTAGATGAAGCTGAAAAG GCATTTGACAGAAGTATTGGCAAAGACGAGCACCTGGCTGCAGCATTTTTTCAGAGAGGAGTAACATTCTACAAAAAGGAAAG GTTTGAAGAGTCTCTTCTGGATTTCCAGCAGGCGTTCAAGCAGTTACGAGGAAATCAACTAATAGATTACAAACCTCTAGGGCTGAGATATAAACTGTATGCTTGTGAG GTGCTGCACAACATAGGACTAGTACAGGCTCAGTTGGGAAAATGGGAGAAAGCTCAAGAGAACCTTCTTACTGCACTAAGCTTGAGGGCAGACGCCAAGTTCAGCCATATTGACCATGCTCTGGATGCCATATTG AAGCAGAAGCTCTTTCCTTTGGTAGAGATTCGAGCTGGGCTGCTGTTCAAACCCAATAAGCACTATGTGGCAGAGCTGGAGAAAAGGGACTATCTTGGAAAAGCCAAG gTTGTGTCTTCTATTGTACCTGCAGATGAGTTTTCTGGGTTTGCTCCACTTCAGCCTCAA GTTGACAATGTTCCATCTACACCAAAAGTCCCAGAAGTACTTAG GGTGTTTGAAGGTGAGCCACACACTGTTCTCTATGAGTTTTACCCTGAGACCAAGGAGGAGCTAGCAGTGTTGCCTGGCAACATTGTCTTCGTTCTTCAGAAAGGAGCTGACAACTGGGCATCTGTTGTTTTCAATGAGAAG CGGGGCCTTGTACCTTATAACTTCCTTGAACCCCTCGATATTGTTACAATGACATCAAAACCAATGCAG ATTGAACAATTAAATGAAAACGATGATATACCAGCTCCTCCAAGAAGAGCACCTCCTAGCATACCAGTGGGTACGGAAGGCCTGAAGACTGTGAACGCAGAG ACTAATAACATTAGGGACTTCTCAGGCTGCATTGTGAAAGTGCACTTTCGGTTCACCATAGCAGTCAGAATTGCACATGGACAATCGTATGGCATCATTCTTCAGACAATAAGCTCTAAACTTAAGCTGCCTGCATCAGCGTTAACTTTATG TTATGCCAAGGAAGGTGTTGAGGAGAGAGTGAATCTTGAGGAATCTGAAATGGAGGCTGTGTGGAATAGTGTGAAAGATAACCGTCTTGCGCTGTGGTGTTCAGTGACTGAG AGTAAAAGTGTGCCTCATGAGAAAGTGGTGGCTCTGTACTCTTATGCCTCTTCTACCCCTGAAGACCTGGATTTCGAACAGGGGAACATCATCACGGTTCTTTCCAAAG tcAATGATGAGTGGCTTGAGGGTCAATGCAACGGGAAGGTTGGCATATTCCCATCATCCTTTGTTAAAGCACTTAATGGGGATCAGcaatgtgaatga